The DNA window GCCACTTACAATGGCACCTGTAGTCTTCACAGTTCTTACGATCTTCTCAGCTGACTTGTCAACCAAGTTGTGATCGTAAGACTTCAATTTAATTCTAATTTTTTGGCTCATATTATTTTTAACTATAATTTTATACTAAATCAACACGTCCCTTAACTTCTTCTAGAACTGTTTTTGCGATAGAAGAAGATACCTTCTCATAATGTGAGAATGTCATTGACGATGTTGCACGACCAGAAGTGATAGTACGTAATGAAGTTACATAACCAAACAATTCTGACATAGGAACTTTAGCTTTTACGATTCTTGCACCTGTACGGCTAGATTCCATGCCTTCAACCTGACCACGACGTTTGTTCAAGTCTCCAATTACATCACCCATACTTTCTTCTGGAGTTACAACTTCAAGACTCATAATTGGTTCAAGAAGAGCAGGACCAGCTTTAGCACAAGCGTTTTTGTAAGCCTGGATAGCACAGATTTCAAATGATAACTGGTCAGAGTCAACTGGGTGGAAAGATCCATCAGTTAAAGTAACCTTTAAAGTATCAAGAGGGAATCCTGCAAGCACACCATTCTTCATTGCACTTAAGAAACCTTTCTGTACTGAAGGGATAAATTCTTTAGGAATATTACCACCTTTTACTTCGTCAACAAATTGAAGAATTCCTTCGAAGCCTTCGTCAGCAGGACCGATATTTACAATGATATCAGCAAACTTACCACGACCACCAGATTGTTTTTTGTAAACTTCACGAAGGTTTACAGTCTTAGTGATTGCTTCTTTGTAAGATACCTGAGGACGACCTTGGTTACATTCTACCTTAAACTCACGTTTCAAACGGTCGATGATAATATCCAAGTGAAGTTCACCCATACCAGCAATAACTGTCTGACCACTTTGCTCGTCTGTTTTAACAGTGAAAGTTGGATCTTCTTCAGCTAACTTAATTAACCCGTTAGTAAGCTTATCCATATCCTTCTGAGTTTTTGGCTCAACAGCAATAGCAATTACAGGATCCGGGAAGTCCATTGATTCAAGTACAATTGGTTTATTTTCATCGCAAAGTGTATCACCTGTACGAATATCTTTGAAACCAACACCTGCACCAATATCACCAGCACCAATTACTTCAACTGGGTTTTGCTTATTTGAATGCATCTGGAATAAACGAGAAACACGTTCTTTCTTTCCAGAGCGAGAGTTATAGATATAAGAACCAGCATCAATCTTACCTGAATAAACACGGAAGAAAGTCAAACGACCTACGTAAGGGTCAGTAGCAATCTTAAATGCCAAAGCAGAAGTAGCTTCATCTTCAGATGGTTTTCTATCTTCTTCTTCACCAGTATCAGGGTTAGTACCAACTACAGCTTCTGTATCAATAGGAGAAGGTAAAAATGCACAAACATAGTCTAGCAAAGTTTGAACACCTTTATTCTTAAATGAAGAACCACAAAGCATTGGAACGATAGCCATTTGAACTGTTGCCTTACGAAGAGCTGCAATAACCTCTTCTTGAGTAATAGTTGAAGGATCATCAAAGAATTTCTCCATCAAAGTATCATCAAATTCAGCTACAGATTCAAGCATCTTACCTCTCCACTCGTTGCATTCGTCAATAAGTTCTGCAGGAATTTCTTCTTCAGAATAGTCTGCACCCATTGACTCATCATGCCAGTAGATAGCTTTCATTTTAATAAGGTCTACTAAACCTTTGAAGTTTTCTTCAGCACCAATTGGAACAACGATAGGACAAGGATTAGCTCCCAAAACATCTTTCATTTGGCGTACAACTTCAAAGAAGTCTGCACCAGAACGGTCCATTTTGTTCACATATCCAATACGAGGAACGTTATATTTATCAGCTTGTCTCCAAACAGTTTCAGATTGTGGTTCTACACCACCAACTGCACAATAAGTAGCAACTGCACCATCCAATACACGAAGAGAACGTTCTACCTCAGCGGTAAAGTCAACGTGTCCCGGAGTGTCAATCAAGTTGATTTTATATGTTTCGTCATTCCACTTCCATTTTGTAGTTGTAGCCGCAGATGTAATAGTAATACCACGTTCTTGTTCCTGAGCCATCCAGTCCATAGTTGCAGCACCTTCGTGCACTTCACCAATCTTATGAGTAAGACCAGTATAGAAAAGGATACGTTCAGAAGTTGTAGTTTTACCAGCATCAATGTGAGCCATGATACCGATATTACGAGTTAAATGTAAATCTTGTCTTGCCATTTTATTCTACAATTTAAAATCTGAAATGAGCAAATGCACGGTTAGCTTCAGCCATTCTATGCATATCTTCTTTACGCTTAAATGAACCGCCCTGTTCGTTAAATGCATCAATAATTTCAGCTGCTAATTTATCAGCCATGCATTTTCCGCCTCTTTTACGTGCGTACAGAATCAAGTTCTTCATAGAAACTGATTCTTTACGATCAGGACGAATTTCAGTAGGAACTTGGAATGTTGCACCACCAACACGTCTAGATTTTACTTCAACTTGAGGAGTGATATTATCTAATGCTTTTTTCCAGATTTCCAATGAAGATTTTTCTTCGTTAGGAAGTTTAGCCTTAACAGTTTCTAAGGCTGCGTAGAAAATTTCGTATGAAGTATTTTTCTTACCATCATACATCAAGTGGTTTACAAATTTAGAAACCTTTTGATCATTAAATACGGGATCCGGAAGGATAACCCGTTTTTTTGGTTTTGCTTTTCTCATTTGTTTGAAAAATAATGTTTTGTTTTTGGCTGCATTAATTCGTCTTCAATATCCCCGCTGGGGTATTTACTCAACCTTTTATAGCTTATTCCAACAAATCAAAACGGAATTTGTATTTTTTAATCTAAAAAAATAGCTCAGCTAACGATCGAAATTACTTTTTCTTTCCTTTAGCTGGAGCTGCTGCTTGTCCTGGTTTTGGACGTTTTGCACCGTACTTAGAACGCCTTTGAGTACGTCCTGCAACACCCGCTGTATCTAACGTACCACGAACGATGTGATAACGTACACCTGGAAGGTCTTTTACACGACCACCACGTACTAATACGATAGAGTGCTCTTGCAAGTTGTGTCCTTCTCCTGGAATGTACGAGTTAACTTCCTTCTGGTTTGTTAAGCGCACACGAGCTACTTTACGCATTGCAGAGTTAGGCTTCTTTGGAGTTGTTGTGTAAACTCTCACGCAAACACCACGTCTTTGAGGACATGAGTCTAACGCTGGAGACTTACTTTTGTCAACCAAAACGGCCCTTCCTTTTCTTACTAATTGCTGAATTGTAGGCATTTTTAATTGTTTTTTAATTATTATATTATTGTTATATTAATTTCAAAAGTGTACATTTTGGGGTGCAAAAATACGAAATATATTTGAATAACCAATTGATTATTCAAAGTTTTTTCTATTTATCAGCAAAAATAGCTTTTTAACAGAACTAAAAGCACTAAAACACCTCAATCTATATGTATCTTACTAAGAAACAAGCCTTAAGCTTCTCCTGCAAAGCCAGGAATTGGCTGCATAGAATTTTCTTCGTTCAAACGAATCGGGCCAAAAGAATTTTCATATTTACGCACATTATCTTCTAAAGCTCTCATTAACCTTTTGGCATGTTCCGGAGTTAAAATCACACGACTTTTAACACCAGCTTTAGGTAAACCAGGCATCACCCTTATAAAGTC is part of the uncultured Bacteroides sp. genome and encodes:
- the fusA gene encoding elongation factor G, translated to MARQDLHLTRNIGIMAHIDAGKTTTSERILFYTGLTHKIGEVHEGAATMDWMAQEQERGITITSAATTTKWKWNDETYKINLIDTPGHVDFTAEVERSLRVLDGAVATYCAVGGVEPQSETVWRQADKYNVPRIGYVNKMDRSGADFFEVVRQMKDVLGANPCPIVVPIGAEENFKGLVDLIKMKAIYWHDESMGADYSEEEIPAELIDECNEWRGKMLESVAEFDDTLMEKFFDDPSTITQEEVIAALRKATVQMAIVPMLCGSSFKNKGVQTLLDYVCAFLPSPIDTEAVVGTNPDTGEEEDRKPSEDEATSALAFKIATDPYVGRLTFFRVYSGKIDAGSYIYNSRSGKKERVSRLFQMHSNKQNPVEVIGAGDIGAGVGFKDIRTGDTLCDENKPIVLESMDFPDPVIAIAVEPKTQKDMDKLTNGLIKLAEEDPTFTVKTDEQSGQTVIAGMGELHLDIIIDRLKREFKVECNQGRPQVSYKEAITKTVNLREVYKKQSGGRGKFADIIVNIGPADEGFEGILQFVDEVKGGNIPKEFIPSVQKGFLSAMKNGVLAGFPLDTLKVTLTDGSFHPVDSDQLSFEICAIQAYKNACAKAGPALLEPIMSLEVVTPEESMGDVIGDLNKRRGQVEGMESSRTGARIVKAKVPMSELFGYVTSLRTITSGRATSSMTFSHYEKVSSSIAKTVLEEVKGRVDLV
- the rpsG gene encoding 30S ribosomal protein S7, which gives rise to MRKAKPKKRVILPDPVFNDQKVSKFVNHLMYDGKKNTSYEIFYAALETVKAKLPNEEKSSLEIWKKALDNITPQVEVKSRRVGGATFQVPTEIRPDRKESVSMKNLILYARKRGGKCMADKLAAEIIDAFNEQGGSFKRKEDMHRMAEANRAFAHFRF
- the rpsL gene encoding 30S ribosomal protein S12 — protein: MPTIQQLVRKGRAVLVDKSKSPALDSCPQRRGVCVRVYTTTPKKPNSAMRKVARVRLTNQKEVNSYIPGEGHNLQEHSIVLVRGGRVKDLPGVRYHIVRGTLDTAGVAGRTQRRSKYGAKRPKPGQAAAPAKGKKK
- a CDS encoding DUF3467 domain-containing protein, whose product is MNNENPTNQLQIELSDEIAQGTYANLAVITHSSSEFIVDFIRVMPGLPKAGVKSRVILTPEHAKRLMRALEDNVRKYENSFGPIRLNEENSMQPIPGFAGEA